The Mytilus galloprovincialis chromosome 3, xbMytGall1.hap1.1, whole genome shotgun sequence genomic interval GGGCTGTTAAACCtgaagcaataggtcaactatatttatagTATGGAAGGATATTtatctgtacatgtctgcctggcatggttcattggtcgatgtttagttttcttggttaagtctgtttcgtAGAAACTATAAGCACTAGGTCACctatatttagtgtatgaaaTGATTATAAGGTGAacatggtttatgaccttgacgtcattttcttggatcatggtAGGTAAGTTtgtgtgatagttgtagtaaagctttatatttgagctatcaacataatatgtaccaatgattagtaaagaaggctagacatttcagcgtgtgcactcgttacaaatatatattgtcattccttttATTCTGTAAAGTTTTCATTTCATCAACCTGGTATCACATCAAATTATAGCCAAACTTTACATCAATAATGTACTGATATGTTAGATCCTCTTGAAATAATCCTTATTTTGTtcttattaataaaaacattgctgTGACTAGAGAAAGCCTTTGGTATTGGTTGGACAATTTTCAAAACCACTGAAGATATAAGCTGAATTTCCTTATAATGCTTAAGGGAATTGATGATTGAGAGACCTCTACAAACTGTCCATGGCCAGTATACTTAATTTTCAGAACAGGAAGTTCTTATGACCTAAGCTTATGTATTTTTATGGCACCGCCAAACTCTTAAGATCATTTTCACAAGACAAATATCAATCCATTCATATGTTTCTGTCAAAGGTATAGAGCAAACTTTGTAGTGTCAGTGGTATATCTGTAATTATTTTACTCATGCATTGGGGAGATGCAGTTAAAGTATCATTACTGTTTTAAGATAATTGAGTCAAGAATTATATTGTTGACTTCATTTTTACTATGGATAAATTTCACATATTAAGTAGGAGTCAGGCACACTTATAGTTCACGAAAGAATGCCAACTACAattaaacaatgaaaatgaggtcgaggtcagataGACAAACTCCATACACCAAATTTAGTAGACATATTGTTTTCATTACTTGAGAAACAGATCCAACTATAAAAACTCAATGTCAAATGgaccatgaaaataaagattaatGGTGCCAGACTAAATTGTAAACtgtacaatcatttcatacaccaaaagAAAACACATGTATTAATTAGTATTTGAGAGTTGGAACAAAACTATAATACTAAACATTGACTAATAAACCTTGAAAATAAGATCTGAGGAAACCTGCCAGATGGAGATCTACACCTTACAATCTttctaaacattttatatatagaCCTACTGCTTATAATATCTGATATGTAGACTTGACCTAAAAAACTTTAAATAGCTTTCATTTTTGATCTATGAAATAAGGTTATGATCAGGTTAACCTACGTCCAAATGACAAACCTTGCAATAATCATTTACGGTATACCAAATATCTTTCTTCAATTTCTTACAAGTGAGAAATTCACATTACAAAATAACTACACAACAATTTTGGATAatcacttaaccatgaaaatggaCATTTGACAGAAATAAATCTTTGAAACATAAGGATTCTGTATAAAATGTTAGAAGCATTTCTCCTCTGATTTATATAAAGGTTTATACATAAATTGCAGTCATATTAGCATCCATTTGTTGTGCTTTGTCCAGCTTTCTTGCATGGATATAGGATGTGTAAAATGTTCAGCTTTACTTTAAATCTAAAGAAGAGACTGCAAATAAGAtttttgttatgccccatttatgggcattatgttttctggtctatatATCTGTCTTGCTTCAGgttagtttttggtcaaggtagtttttgatgaagttttcatcccattttcaaggtccactgaacataaaaaatgatagtgccgatgagGCATTCATGTACtgatgacacattcttgtttaacatttatttatgtctttgcattttttaatatcaaaaggaTCATAACTCCAGAATGGTAAAGTGAAAATCTTCCATTTCAAACTTGACCTCTACCTTGTTATCAGTACATGTAACAACATATCAAAGATTGTAAAGCTTTGGCTGAAttgttcatgagttaatgcaggGACAAGACTGGAAAgataatttttcaatctttcaagaaccacaactcctgaacaatgaatttgaatatcgttgatattgaacttgaccttcattttgtcatcagtaacaacacattgaaatttgaaaagctttggttgaacattCATGAGTTAAAGCAGGCACGACTGGAAaatccatttttcaatctttcaagaaccacaactcctgaacggttGAAGAGAAAATATTGAACTTGATGGTAATGACCTCCATTATGTCATCAGTAACACCATATTATAAATTGATAAACTTTGTTTGAACAGTTCACAAGACATTATTTTGCAGCCACCCGCCCCAAAACAACCCCAAATCCATTACTGATTTTTCGTTCAGAAATCCAGTTAAAAATAGTGATAAAGTATACCTGAATAACGTTTTCAGTCATATTAATTTTTTCatgatattatatttttgtaactgCTTGGTTCACATTTATAATTGTCAAGAGTACAGAAGAATGTCATTCAACATCTCTATTACgtgtattttattttcatttcgttAAAAATTTATATGcttcaaagtatttttttaaagaaaattctgCCAATTATGTTGCACTGAATAATCTTCCATTCCAGTTGATTGTATTATTTGACATCTACCACATTCTGTCAAGGTCAAGTCTGAATaatattctgtaaaataaaaatattggatCAAAGATATGCAATTAcatcttacatttttttttatccaactaAATTACAGAAAGCTATTATCAATCATAACTGTGTATTAAAAGTTTATTGCCAATCTGGATTTATTAGTATTTCTTTAAGTTCCTGTAAATATGCCAGCATATTTTAATCCAATGAAATTGTAACACTCTGATCAAACTAAATTGTAACACTCTGATCAAACTATGATAtgattgaatttttcaaaatatttacaatatgtctgctaaaattatttgatttttctttaaaaggTTGCTTAAATTGCATTGTGACCATGTTACTGTATTGGAAAAGTGACTAGCAACCATGCATTATGAAATCAAAACAAAGCAAcagtattttatcaaaaaaagtaATTGGTTACACATTAAAGACAGCTTTTATAGCAAAATGAAACTTGTGTACATACCAAGGAGAGTGAAATTGATAAATGTCGATTGATTAATGTCaagcagcaaatatttcatgcatgatcAGGACGAAAGAAGGGTGAGAAGAAAACTTGGTTAATTTTCGGATCTACAGATCAATAAACAAGTCATCAGATTTCCTTTTTCTATTGTCAATTTAGTGAAATCTTTGGTGATagtctttttctttcttgtttcttgtttctctCTTGGAATATTTGGTGAGTTAAAGtgatttttaaagtaaaaagacTGTGTGAGGAAATACTTACACCCTTTAACTATCTTCCATTTTTATTGGAATGCTATTGGAGTTAACAGGACTATGCaactacaataaataaaaaaaaaattgctttgtAAATGATGTAATGGCATTTTAAAGTAGGTTAAAGTTCTTAGAGCAAATTGAGAATAGCctataactaaaatttaaaatgtatcattagttaatggaaaaaatattacatCACAACTCAATAATGGAAGGTCATGTGTACAAGGTTAGCCAAATTTCTGTTCATTCTCAAAGATCTGGATTAccagtaaaaacaaaatttgctaccatttttgtaaacattgaaGGTTGGTGATTCAAAATCTTGAACTATAGGGAAATATTCCTCAAACAATTCAAGATTAGCAGGTGCACAGCTGCAGTCTTAAGTGCAAttaatttttaaagtttcaagtaTCTGGGTTGATAACTGAAGTAAAAGTTATTATATAATTGGTACTGTTATTTGCATATTGCTGAATAATAATTAATTTCTAAAGTTTGCAATAATGGGTGGAAATACCATAATAGCAGGTGCAAAACATTCACAATTGTGCAATCCTTCTGAGAAGTTTCATGGTTCTGTGTTAAAGCTGTACTCAAATAAGGTACAAtgtttggattcatttatttttgtgggtaccaattttcattgattggGGAAAACTTGCATtatcatggatatttgatttcttggttttgccaaagtcttcATAAAACCTTATACAAAATTATTTGtagaacatttaatttcgtggttaacctgtaccatgaaatctatgaaattggtatcccacaaataataataaatccacagtatccACTTGTCCCTGCCCAGCATCACCAtatcctacatgtatatataaaagactgcattacatgtaacagtattcgTCCATACCAATTTTAAGCAAATTAAGTCGTCTCGCAGGCCTCcagattttttgaaaatttggtgttcaccccaagaaccggtttggacacaacataacaatttcaagtttatttacaatttacacagtgtgtatatgttaagtatgtttaaatgaacatatgttctcatagtttatgactttattcattataggttgaaaaatacaggcaaagtttagatgtttatgaagtgtcctatattttgactttagtggaaccttaattcacaactatatttattaaaaaaattcagtAATCCTTACAACGTTAGCTATTTCCATCCAGTCCAAGACTTGATGAAGTTTATCCTCTTGTGATGTCTTTTTGTCCAGATTCCAGAAATGGAAGTTAGAAAATTTGTGTGTAGCTATCAGTTTTCTTTCTTCTTCATCTGTATAAGCTTTTCTTGTTTCTTTTAATATAATACCTTTGAAAAAAAAGctaaacataaatattaaataatcaaAAGATTTTTAAATTGTCAACCATTTTTCAAGAAGAAATAAGttacaatgctcttcaacttcgtactttgtttggcctttttaaatattttttgattcgagcatcactgatgagtcttttgtagacgaaacactcgtctggtgtaaatataaaatttaaatcctggtatctatgatgagtttatttactttttttgctgTTGTTCTGTTTCTCTATTCTCTTTAAAAAATCTTAGGATTTAATCGTTTAATAGTGCAAGTATTCTTAATTTTAGGGCAttatctttttgcgccaaaaatgaACTCATTTGTGACAACTTTTTTTCGCCACTTCAATTTAAAATGAATAgttatcatttgcgccaataagaAAATCATCAAATTGCGCCAaatttatgaatattttcatttttacttatttaaatatCAACTAAATAATTGACCTCCCTCCTTCCTCAATATGTTGCTTTACTTTCTTTTCTAAATGTTCTTTGTCATTTTTGGAGTGCTCTCAATGAATTGAGGTGGATCAGATAAAATATCAGTTGCTTTTCGTTTGCATGCTGTTCTCAAAACCAGCTTTTCTATTTTTTCAGTATTACAATGTAGTTTCATGACTACTATTAAAATCTCACTTAGTACAACTCGACTTTACTATTCATCTCCATctaatttctatatttttcaaaacaaatgccTGGCGAAATGCatgtttttcaacatttttgacAGGTTTTCCTTTATGAGACATGTCAGACTTTATTGTCTCAAACAATATAACAGGCATCTTTAcatgaaaaaaactatttattactgaatctttttcttaattttgatgaGACCATACTAGTGTTTAGTTCAAGTGAATAGGTTGCTGATATATAGTACATGTTAAAGTATGATATAGGTAAAAATATACAGGAAAATGTGGTGCAATTTGATTCAATTTATTGACGCAATTAATACCACCAGAAAAATATAGAGTGGTGCAATAAATACATCTTCAAAACTTATTGGCGCAAATTGAGTCTACTCAAGTTTTGTATGTATCTATGTAGAGCCTCAGGCAATTAATCATCAGAATTTTCACCTTTTCAAttatatagattttttaaaaatcattttacacTCAAAATAGGGTGTAATTCATATACTTATGTAACATGTTTTTGTTCAAATACACAATAGAGATTGTTAGGCAAGCTTTAGATATACAAAGTTAATTAGTTCTCAATTATCCATTTAGTCAGTAAATCCTTCTCATGACCTGTTCAATGAATATTCTTATTTAATTAACATGTGGTACTTAACTTTATCAGTTCTTCATTGCAAATTTAGTcaaaattcatttataatgtaaaaatttCTTGCTTTCCTTAGAATTTCTCATTGAATCTTCACCAAGAAAGGTCACTAGACTGTCTGGTGAAGCAAAGAAGGAAGAACACATCATTAATTGTGCAgatcatttgaaaatttaattgattttgtcTGCATTTCATCTAAAATCATTAATATTAAAGTAACAGACTCTATCAATAATATATATCTACCCATGCCACTCaaaagttaaatatttaaaaagcttgAAAATTCAACTGTCTCAAGAGAAGAAATATGGTATCACATTCGATGCAGTTGTAAAATCTATATTAATCAGGACACTTctcatacaatgtatatacttaTTCTTTACTTCTAAAACAATATACCACACCTGTGTAACCTGAAGGGACTTCCTTTACTTCACCATCAAGAGGCCTCCCTCTAAATGTAGATGTCAAACCTGTAAACAAATGGtatgcagttttttttaaatcaatttaaagacaagagtgcacaGGCTTAATCATTATGTATTCTATTTCATTGTAAGATTTTTAAAATGATCAGAGCATGTAATGACTTTCTGCACAAGCTTCCCTGTAATTCCAAAAATGTGTCACATAAAAACGTTACATGCCTTTagtacattttgtaactaagccTTATTATTACAGCTTATAAGTTTATCATTAAAAAGGCCCattgtctcattgatttaccattGTTAATGAAAAATGTATTAATCTTATTCGAAAATAAGTTATCAAGCATGTCAAGGCTAAGTATTTAGTTTCTGCAATAAGCTTCATGCATTCCCAAGTGCCTGCTAAAATGTACAATGTAGAAATATTTATGATTAATTAACAAATTATAGTAAACATATGTTACtacagatttagaaaatttaagaaattaaacAATTCGTGAAAGTATCTGTGATAACACATGCAAGATATTTTCTCCAATAACCCTTAGATCATGTAGATAGAGTTATATTCCTGACTGCATGATTTAGTGACTACTGGACATGACAAAGGTTCCAGTAACATGTTGAAGTCATACGAAATATCCGACGCCACTATGAAAAGTGattgttatatatgtattatgtCAATAGTTCAAGCAGCTCAGATTATCAACTCAACCAACACAGATTTCTAATAAGGTGTATCTGTATCATGTCATGCATGAGTGAAGGAAGAAAAGGATCTGGGAGTAACTTTCAAGtcttaatttgaaatttgaaaaacatataaGTGATATTTATAACAAAGTGCAGAGAGTGTTATCTCTTATTCATCATTCTTTTGATTACATGGATCAAGATATGTTTCTGACTATTTATAAATCAATAGTGCGTCCGCTGTTAGAATATGCGACATGTGTCTGGTCACCGTATCTTAAAAAAGACATCCACAAACTGGAATCTGTACAAAGAAGGGCCACAAAActggtaaaaaatatttgtcatcttAATTATGAAGACAGGCTACATTCATTGGGTTTTCCAACCTTTGAATATCGTAGGGATAGGAATGATATGATACAAGTCTACAAAGCATTGCATGGTATAGATGACATCGACTGGATGAGCCTATTTACTTTAGCACCATCTAATAATACTAGAGGTCActcattaaaactttttaaaaaacagTGTGAGACTACACATAGACTAAATACTTTTTCAATTAGAGTAGTGGATCAGTGGAATAACCTGTCAGATTTAACGGTGACGGCAAAGACTGAATAATTTTAAGTCTGCATTAAATGGCAAAAATTGGAACCCATTTAAATTCATGTTAGTGTTAAGTGTTTCAGCTGCGCACacctaaataagtatttttgataagttaaatatattatatataaatatattattacgAGATGAGAAATCATATATGACAATCCAAGATGAGGGGTCAGTAGAAGCCTTTGGCTTATGTAATGACCTGAAGATAAAGGTATAAAGGTATGATGTGTATGGGAGCTATTTTAAAACTTGATCTTGGCAACAAAAACGAATCCCAACGGTCTTGGCTTCacgtattgtttttctttttgttttgtaaagaaaGCAACTtatatcttcttattttcttGTTTGTAATTGATGgaacctacaatgtacatgtatgtacaatcaCAGGAATCGGAAGTTCtattaataaaattaatctgtaaatAATAAAGTCGACTATCAAAAGAGCTTCTTGtaatttacagaattttattaatatggggacgaagtccccaataacagtagaaaaatccaaaaaaaaaaaatttttaaaatcgggaaaattttcccaaatttttttactaatgaactcaaattcgttcaatttatttttgtcatgttttttaaTTTCGGGATCTGCGCAgaacgcagaaatctacttccttttttcagtcttgttgtcgtgagactttgattagtctagtaaaatataggaactcaaggaacacaataccaatatttcatttttaataattctttgacTTTGATATGAATAAACGTTACCGTATGCATTGcgttattttgtttacattgaacatgacgtcataacttaaataacgtcacaagtaaaatcactaacaacagaaccaaaatcggaatcgttacggtatttccgtttctttttttcacaaatattttaaaaagttacacaaaaaaatcatacagacttcgtccccattcacaggtaatgcctgcctcatattagaaCTTCCGATTCCTGTGGTACAATTACTAATTGGATTAGGAAGTTTAATTTgatttatgatcatttattaaaaataaaataccttTACTTTCCTTGTCTTGGTTAATTGAGCTTGCAAAATATTCTTCGACCTTTGCTTGACCATTGTAACTTATCTCACACGGTAAAAGGTGAGTTTTGCAATCCGGAGCCCTATTACAAGAGTCTACGTCTATTACCACGGCACTCATTTTAaccttaatttatttatattaagaCTTTCCCGCGGATTTGTCAGATTTACCGGTATTTAGTAATCTATTTTGTGATTGGTTCAATCAACgactaaaaagaaaaataactaatCAAAGTACTCGTTAGCAAAGTTGGTATGTATGTTTCCGGTGTCATGTCAGCCCCCATGAAAGATTTGACTTTGAATACCTTTTTCCTTCTGATTTGTTAAATTAGCTGAAAATGCTAAATTATATAACATCATGAAAAGATATAGGTATACAGCTTCTCAAAGGACTGGATGGAAAAGATACCTTCCTTTAATGTATGCTTTTACTGCATGGAATTTTTTTGGCTATATAGCTTGGCATAAAATGATGAAGAAAACTAAAGAGGAACATCCAGAATACGACTCTTTAAGTCACAGTAAGCTTTACAGCTATATGTAGTAATTCCCATATCTCTGTTCTGGTATTGTATCTATTCGACATGCACTCTTCTTATCCAAATACTGGTTGAACATGTTAAATTAGAGATGTTTTTACCGcagatgaccgtgagggcattccagTGTATTGCTTTCGTCTAGATTTCCATTACATAATATTTGCTTAAGGTTTTTAACCAATCTATAAACATAATTACTACACAGATCTATATTAACGAGTGCAAAATATCATTCCatataatttgttataaatacatctcttcaacatgttcaatgaatactgataaaaatattattgtttagaACATAAAATtactaatatgaaaaaaaattgtcagtagatatatatatacaaggaaaaaatcattgataatatctatGCACACATGTACCGAAAAATTGCAGTCAtccaatgttcagtacttcagtattTTGATTTACATGTAGTGGTTCTATCGAAaagacaaaatatatgaaaataaaaacaattaaaaaaaaaaaactttctttattttatagcaatacaaaataaagcatttttgaaatcatattttaaaacaaaacctttaaaagGGGTATGAACATCAAAAGGTCAGCAAATGACAATTGAGAGGCAACGTGATTTGGGGCGATTGGACCTGGATTCCTCTGTTCTTCAGTTTTAAAATTGGTgcttaacaaaaaaaatgatgggttaaaAGAAATGAGTGCTAATAATACAACATTGAGGCACAATGGatgcaaaaattaaatacaattagACCATTTGGAATTAACGTTAAAAAGGAATgactttaattgatcaaaacttatataatttaacttACAAAAGTATTGTGACGTCATGTTATTATGACATTAAAGTATTATGACGTCATGACGTTTCCAAGGACATTTATCTATAACATCTTTTCAATgattgaaaaaagaaatggcagCCATGTAGTTTAGAGGAATAATAaacaactgaagaaggccaatggccgaaacgtcttgaacaattggtttattcatacaaataatacaactctcaatccaagtcacaatttgttgaagtaaaccattttaaattatagtcaaagtatggtcttcaacacagaaccttgGCTCACAAGCTATTACATTGAATTAAGGGTCCTGTTTTTTtcacgacaagtcgaaaacaatttttttctttcaattttagcataacTTATAGTGGCagccagggatggggtaattaaaaatgtaatggtaattaagtgtaatgcattacagttttccatgtaattgaatgtaatgtgtaattgagcatttttttaattacatgtaatggtaatttcatgaatttaattaattacattgaaaaaagcatgtaatgctcaattacttttgaattacatttgaattacatgtacttttatggtgttacagttaaggatttgtgtttaataatataaattgtaaaattatataattttttcaaatatttttaatatcaatgcttttttaatatatgaagtctgtaatttattctgaagtttttatatcatttatttgaccTACAGATTTTCTTAAATAGTcttatgatttaaaaaatgtgataatCATATATGAGGGTTGTTCAGTTTTCAAGAAAGATCTTAAactaaatagattgatatgtAATAAACCccttgttaaacaaaaacaataaaatgtgtcaCTGTGAAACATCTTTCTGAGACAGTTCatatagaatttaaaatcactgcatacaatcattttgtcaaattagtatacacaaaaggattataggaataaaaattaacagctgtaaaaacaaacagcaattaatcagattaaaatgtccaggggcaatgccactattacagatattttatctaattagcaaaatattgctaatatttagacattatatacattgtttgtactaaaaattattttcaatattgtgacaagcacactttttaatatttttaaagtaaaaaaaaattaattttaaattcatttataatttctttattcatattacgtttaattcaaatgagttcatttctgagatgttaaaataccccttgatgtattggcaagttaataggaacaCATTCCCTTTTCTATCAATATAATGATCTTCTAATCATAAAACTTCCATGTCCCGATCAAGCAATATCTTGCACAACATTAGCTCCTGTCGAAAGACTATTTACAATTGCTGTTTTCAGACCAGAAGATTCAGACtaattgacaaaacattaaaataactcaattaaatgattatcaaatgcaatgcttaaactatgcttacatgaatattttacacattttatacatgcattatataaacatgtaaaatatcatgtattgttaaaaaatatcatgatgaaatgtaatgtgtaatttaattaattactttagtaaagtaattgtaatttaattaattacatttcaaaaactgtgtaatgtgtaattagtgtaattgaccatttttgcaatgtaatgtgtaatttaattaattacattccaatgtaattgaccccaagtctggtggcagctgagggtgaaacaaacaatttttttttctcagaatcaaaaacaacttatttttttctccaaaaactggaaacaaacttttttgtccaaaaaaaaccatataatGAAAACACAGAGTGCTTATATACATGAGGGTAAGTAATGGGGATAGCTTTATGACGAATAATGGTAAAAATTCTTGCTAGATGACgttaatggtatttttttttgcatgacaataaaatgaacactttCTTTTACACGATAAGACAAACCAAATGATTTTCTTGAATCACGTtaatttttttcctaaaataacggtaacaataattatttgacaCCTCTGTCGATTCACGATAAGAATATTTTGACAAACACGGTAAACATTTgaccaatttgacgctaacggtagctGAAAATGACTGTTTAACACCTGACgataa includes:
- the LOC143068160 gene encoding ribonuclease H2 subunit C-like, with protein sequence MSAVVIDVDSCNRAPDCKTHLLPCEISYNGQAKVEEYFASSINQDKESKGLTSTFRGRPLDGEVKEVPSGYTGIILKETRKAYTDEEERKLIATHKFSNFHFWNLDKKTSQEDKLHQVLDWMEIANVLHSPVNSNSIPIKMEDS